In Deferribacteraceae bacterium V6Fe1, one genomic interval encodes:
- a CDS encoding F0F1 ATP synthase subunit epsilon has translation MAEKLKLELVSPEKQLLDIEVDEVVAPGVEGDFGVLPGHTPFLTALRVGELVYKQNGVEDYVAIDRGFFEVVNDKVTVLAESAELGREIDLEEAIRRKLEAEKELEAARHEDEVKFRKVEAQLRRELLRVSVAERYKK, from the coding sequence ATGGCTGAAAAGCTAAAGTTGGAATTGGTATCACCTGAAAAGCAGCTACTTGATATAGAAGTTGATGAAGTGGTTGCTCCGGGTGTGGAAGGTGATTTCGGTGTTTTGCCGGGTCACACCCCGTTTCTTACGGCTTTAAGAGTCGGAGAGCTTGTTTATAAGCAAAATGGGGTAGAGGATTATGTTGCCATTGACAGAGGTTTTTTTGAAGTGGTCAATGACAAGGTGACCGTTTTGGCTGAAAGTGCCGAGCTTGGTCGTGAAATTGACCTTGAAGAAGCTATCAGGCGTAAGCTTGAGGCTGAAAAAGAGCTTGAAGCTGCAAGACACGAAGACGAAGTTAAATTTAGGAAAGTAGAAGCTCAACTGAGAAGGGAGCTTTTGAGAGTTTCTGTAGCTGAAAGGTATAAAAAATAA
- the atpD gene encoding F0F1 ATP synthase subunit beta — MANVGKVVQVIGPVVDVKFESGNLPEIYNAIKLTNPVTGNVVVCEVEQHLGEKSVRAVAMTSTEGLVRGMEAEDTGKPITAPVGKNSLGRILNVVGEPVDNKPAVEADDFWPIHRPAPTLEDQDTGNEILETGIKVIDLLEPYTKGGKTGLFGGAGVGKTVLIMELINNIAKQHGGYSVFCGVGERTREGNDLYLEMEESGVLDKVALIYGQMNEPPGARMRVGLTGLTIAEYFRDVEGQDVLLFVDNIFRFTQAGSEVSALLGRMPSAVGYQPTLGTEMGELQERITSTNKGSITSVQAVYVPADDLTDPAPATTFAHLDATTVLSRQIAELGIYPAVDPLDSTSRMLDPNIIGEEHYNVARGVQAILQRYKELQDIIAILGMEELTEEDKLTVARARKIQRFLSQPFHVAEQFTGMKGKYVQLKDTIRGFKEILDGKCDDLPEQAFYMVGGIEEVYEKAEQLKKRG, encoded by the coding sequence ATGGCAAATGTAGGAAAGGTAGTCCAGGTTATTGGACCAGTAGTCGATGTAAAATTTGAAAGCGGTAATTTGCCTGAAATTTATAACGCTATTAAGCTTACAAACCCCGTTACAGGTAACGTGGTAGTGTGTGAGGTTGAGCAGCATCTCGGTGAAAAGTCAGTAAGGGCAGTTGCAATGACTTCAACTGAAGGTCTTGTAAGAGGTATGGAAGCAGAAGATACAGGTAAGCCGATTACTGCTCCTGTTGGAAAAAACTCTTTGGGAAGGATTTTAAATGTTGTAGGTGAGCCTGTTGACAATAAGCCGGCAGTTGAAGCCGATGATTTTTGGCCTATTCACAGACCTGCTCCGACATTGGAAGATCAGGATACAGGGAATGAAATACTTGAAACAGGTATTAAGGTTATTGACCTTTTAGAGCCATATACAAAAGGTGGAAAGACAGGTCTTTTCGGTGGTGCAGGTGTTGGTAAGACGGTACTTATTATGGAGCTTATCAACAATATCGCTAAGCAGCACGGTGGATATTCTGTTTTCTGCGGTGTTGGTGAAAGGACAAGGGAAGGTAACGACCTTTATCTTGAAATGGAAGAATCAGGAGTTTTGGATAAAGTTGCACTAATTTACGGACAGATGAATGAGCCGCCCGGAGCAAGGATGAGGGTTGGTCTTACCGGTCTTACTATTGCTGAATATTTCAGAGATGTTGAAGGGCAGGACGTACTTCTATTCGTTGACAATATATTCAGATTTACTCAGGCAGGTTCGGAAGTTTCCGCACTTCTTGGGCGTATGCCATCTGCGGTTGGTTATCAGCCGACACTTGGTACAGAGATGGGTGAATTACAGGAGAGGATTACTTCTACAAATAAGGGTTCTATTACATCTGTTCAGGCGGTTTACGTGCCTGCAGACGACCTTACTGACCCTGCTCCTGCTACGACATTTGCACACCTTGATGCGACTACGGTTCTTTCTCGTCAGATTGCAGAGCTTGGTATCTATCCTGCAGTTGACCCGCTTGACTCTACTTCAAGAATGCTTGACCCTAATATTATCGGCGAAGAGCATTACAATGTTGCAAGGGGAGTTCAGGCTATTTTGCAGAGATATAAAGAGTTGCAGGATATTATCGCTATTCTTGGTATGGAAGAGCTTACTGAAGAGGATAAACTTACTGTTGCAAGGGCAAGGAAGATTCAGAGATTCTTGTCTCAGCCTTTCCATGTTGCGGAGCAATTTACCGGTATGAAAGGTAAATATGTGCAGTTGAAAGATACCATCAGGGGCTTTAAGGAGATTCTTGATGGTAAGTGTGACGATCTTCCTGAGCAGGCATTTTACATGGTAGGCGGTATTGAAGAGGTATATGAAAAAGCTGAACAGCTTAAGAAAAGAGGATAA
- the atpG gene encoding ATP synthase F1 subunit gamma, with translation MAGMRDIKRKIKSVKNTQKITKAMKMVSAAKMRKAQEAMIATKPYALNIRNVVNNIGARVSEEVHPFLQKKETVNSIGLVVVTSDRGLCGGFNSNLIKKVIAFIKENSSKTIKFYFVGRKAYDFFKKRDYEILQKYTSFGGRVRYDDAIEMGKVIGDDFVNGVVDEVYTIYNEFKSVAYQVPKVEKILPLSLEQTDSENVIDYLYEPSPESLIREILPRYLNFSLFSAILESIAGEHGARMAAMDNATRNAGELIKKLEITYNKARQAAITKEILDIVNGAEALK, from the coding sequence ATGGCTGGAATGAGGGATATAAAAAGGAAGATAAAGTCGGTTAAGAATACGCAGAAGATTACCAAAGCGATGAAGATGGTGTCTGCTGCGAAGATGAGAAAGGCTCAGGAGGCTATGATTGCAACAAAGCCTTATGCGTTAAACATAAGGAATGTTGTGAACAATATCGGTGCCAGAGTCAGTGAAGAGGTTCACCCTTTCCTTCAAAAGAAGGAGACCGTGAATAGTATAGGTTTGGTTGTGGTTACCTCTGATAGAGGGCTTTGCGGCGGATTTAATTCCAACCTGATAAAAAAAGTCATCGCCTTTATAAAAGAAAATTCCTCAAAGACGATTAAATTTTACTTTGTAGGAAGAAAGGCATACGATTTTTTCAAAAAGCGTGATTATGAAATATTACAAAAATACACATCCTTTGGTGGCAGAGTTAGATATGATGATGCCATTGAAATGGGAAAAGTTATCGGCGATGATTTTGTGAACGGCGTTGTAGACGAAGTCTATACTATTTACAATGAATTTAAGTCTGTTGCATATCAGGTGCCTAAGGTAGAAAAGATACTGCCTCTAAGCCTTGAACAGACCGATAGTGAGAATGTAATAGATTATTTATATGAACCGTCACCGGAAAGTCTGATAAGAGAGATTCTTCCAAGATATCTCAATTTTTCTCTTTTCAGTGCTATTCTTGAGTCTATTGCCGGAGAGCACGGAGCGAGAATGGCAGCAATGGACAACGCTACAAGGAATGCTGGTGAGCTCATTAAAAAGCTTGAAATTACATATAACAAAGCAAGACAAGCAGCAATTACAAAGGAAATTTTAGACATTGTAAACGGTGCTGAGGCATTAAAATAA
- a CDS encoding F0F1 ATP synthase subunit alpha → MQIRAEEISKVIKEQIKNFEQKVQMEEIGTVLSAGDGIAKVYGLDNAMAGELLELPGGVYGIVFNLEEDNVGIVIMGEYTHIKEGDTVKRTGKIASVPVGEALIGRVVDPLGQPIDGKGPIETNEYDVIEKIAPGIVARKPVHEPLQTGIKAIDSMIPIGRGQRELIIGDRQTGKTAVVLDTIINRKGKDVICVYVAIGQKRSTVARVVDTLEKHGAMDYTIIVSATASDPAPLQFIAPFSGCTMGEYFRDRGKHALVIYDDLSKQATAYRQLSLLLRRPPGREAYPGDVFYLHSRLLERAAKLNDELGAGSLTALPIIETQAGDVSAYIPTNVISITDGQIYLESDLFYSGIRPAVNVGLSVSRVGGSAQIKAMKQVAGRLRLELAQFRELAAFAQFGSDLDAATQAQLNRGEKLVEILKQGQYSPVPVEEQIISIFAGVNGLVDDIPTKSVTKFEAELLTYIKTNKPEILQEIREKKALSDELTAKMKEAVLEFKKQFSA, encoded by the coding sequence ATGCAAATCAGGGCAGAAGAGATAAGCAAGGTCATTAAAGAACAGATTAAGAATTTTGAACAAAAAGTTCAAATGGAAGAAATTGGCACGGTATTAAGTGCCGGTGACGGTATTGCTAAGGTTTATGGCCTTGACAATGCTATGGCTGGTGAGCTTCTTGAATTGCCGGGCGGAGTTTACGGCATTGTGTTCAACCTTGAAGAGGATAACGTTGGTATCGTTATTATGGGTGAATATACTCATATCAAGGAAGGTGACACAGTCAAAAGGACAGGTAAGATTGCATCTGTGCCTGTCGGTGAAGCACTTATCGGAAGGGTTGTTGACCCGTTGGGACAGCCTATTGACGGAAAAGGTCCCATCGAGACAAATGAGTATGACGTAATTGAAAAAATTGCTCCCGGTATTGTTGCAAGAAAACCTGTTCACGAACCTTTGCAGACAGGTATCAAAGCTATTGACTCAATGATTCCTATCGGAAGAGGTCAGAGGGAGCTTATCATTGGTGACAGGCAGACAGGTAAGACTGCCGTTGTCTTGGATACTATTATTAACCGGAAAGGTAAGGATGTTATCTGCGTATATGTTGCAATCGGACAAAAAAGATCAACTGTTGCAAGGGTGGTAGATACACTTGAGAAACACGGGGCTATGGATTACACAATAATAGTTTCTGCTACTGCAAGTGACCCTGCGCCATTACAGTTTATCGCACCATTCTCCGGTTGTACGATGGGTGAATATTTTAGAGATAGGGGTAAGCATGCTCTTGTAATATATGATGACCTCTCTAAGCAGGCAACTGCTTACAGGCAGCTCTCACTTCTTCTTAGAAGGCCGCCTGGACGTGAGGCATATCCTGGTGACGTTTTCTATTTGCACTCAAGACTTCTTGAAAGGGCTGCAAAATTAAATGACGAGCTTGGCGCCGGTTCATTGACTGCGCTACCGATTATTGAAACTCAGGCGGGTGACGTTTCTGCGTATATTCCGACAAACGTTATCTCTATTACTGACGGTCAGATTTACCTTGAAAGTGACCTGTTCTATTCAGGTATCAGACCGGCTGTTAACGTTGGTCTTTCAGTTTCAAGGGTTGGTGGTTCTGCTCAGATTAAGGCGATGAAGCAGGTTGCGGGAAGATTAAGACTTGAGCTTGCTCAGTTTAGAGAGTTGGCAGCGTTTGCACAGTTTGGTAGTGACCTTGATGCAGCTACACAAGCTCAGCTTAACAGAGGTGAAAAGTTGGTTGAAATCTTAAAGCAAGGCCAATATTCGCCTGTACCGGTTGAAGAGCAGATTATATCAATCTTTGCCGGTGTAAACGGGCTTGTGGATGATATCCCGACAAAGAGTGTTACAAAGTTTGAAGCAGAGTTATTGACATATATTAAGACAAACAAACCTGAAATTTTACAGGAAATCAGAGAGAAAAAGGCTTTGAGTGACGAGCTTACTGCTAAAATGAAAGAGGCTGTTTTAGAGTTTAAAAAGCAGTTTTCTGCTTAA
- the atpH gene encoding ATP synthase F1 subunit delta, with product MRVDIVSKRYAQAFYETLKEGGKFDSVFSQLKEMVAVLQESQDFLNFIKSPLIKRDEKVSFFEKLKNDGKITSDLYNFLVLLINKGRISLLPEIYEYMNFLDMEDKGEVIAEVTTAFEVNDDIKNEIKASLEKVSGKKVSLDLKVDKSIIAGLVAKIKSVQFDASVKGQLDRLKDSIIG from the coding sequence TTGAGAGTCGATATTGTTTCCAAGAGATATGCACAGGCATTTTATGAAACCTTGAAAGAGGGTGGAAAGTTTGACTCTGTTTTTTCGCAGCTGAAAGAGATGGTTGCCGTGCTGCAGGAAAGCCAGGATTTTTTAAACTTTATTAAATCCCCTCTTATAAAAAGGGATGAGAAAGTTTCATTTTTTGAAAAGCTTAAAAATGATGGGAAGATAACATCCGATTTGTATAATTTTCTTGTGTTGCTCATCAATAAGGGGAGAATTTCCCTGCTTCCTGAAATATATGAATATATGAACTTTCTTGATATGGAAGACAAAGGTGAAGTGATAGCGGAAGTGACCACGGCTTTTGAGGTAAATGACGACATTAAAAATGAAATTAAGGCTTCCTTGGAGAAAGTTTCGGGGAAAAAGGTATCTTTGGATTTGAAAGTTGATAAATCGATTATTGCGGGGCTTGTTGCGAAAATTAAAAGTGTCCAGTTTGATGCGTCTGTAAAAGGTCAGTTAGATAGATTAAAAGATAGTATAATAGGATAA
- a CDS encoding ATP synthase F0 subunit B codes for MKRILSLLIFVIPHIALASEGAESHGPDYMGLFWRIIVFAVFAFILVKVLKKPLNDFLTKRTADIEKAIADAQKAKEQAETELKEYKSKLAQMNKELEDMKERAMKSAEAEKERILEEASNNIDKLRSFAENMIESDLNRAKEELRKETFRLALKLAEEKLGNELSGDRQKLLMQEYIKKIGAIN; via the coding sequence GTGAAGAGGATACTTTCGTTACTTATTTTTGTGATACCACATATAGCGTTGGCATCAGAAGGTGCTGAAAGTCATGGGCCTGATTATATGGGTCTTTTTTGGAGAATTATTGTTTTTGCAGTTTTTGCCTTTATTTTGGTTAAAGTTTTAAAAAAGCCTTTGAACGATTTTCTGACAAAAAGGACAGCAGATATTGAAAAGGCCATTGCAGATGCTCAAAAGGCTAAAGAGCAAGCAGAAACGGAGTTAAAAGAATACAAATCAAAGCTTGCTCAGATGAATAAAGAGCTTGAAGATATGAAAGAGAGAGCAATGAAATCTGCTGAGGCTGAAAAGGAAAGAATATTAGAGGAAGCAAGCAATAATATAGACAAATTGAGAAGCTTTGCCGAGAATATGATAGAATCCGATTTGAATAGGGCTAAAGAAGAGTTAAGAAAAGAGACTTTTAGGCTTGCTTTAAAGTTGGCTGAGGAAAAGCTTGGTAACGAGCTTTCTGGTGACAGACAAAAATTATTAATGCAGGAATATATTAAAAAGATAGGAGCGATAAATTGA
- a CDS encoding ATP synthase F0 subunit B, whose product MISIDYTLLIQMINFLIIFFIGKKLIYDPMLSNIDSRDSKIKGLLESAGNLRAEVEKNKKEYEEKLQQVRAEVAEYQGKIRQQAVTEAYEKVSKVKEEIDKKIETARKELEIQVEKAKVSLETEANGLADEIVAKILGKVA is encoded by the coding sequence ATGATTAGTATTGATTATACTCTGTTAATCCAAATGATAAACTTTTTAATAATATTTTTTATAGGCAAGAAGCTGATTTATGACCCAATGTTGTCAAACATTGACAGCAGGGATAGTAAGATCAAGGGCCTATTGGAATCAGCTGGCAATTTAAGGGCTGAGGTTGAGAAAAATAAAAAAGAGTACGAAGAGAAGTTACAGCAAGTAAGGGCAGAGGTTGCAGAGTATCAAGGTAAGATTAGACAACAAGCTGTGACTGAGGCATATGAAAAAGTATCTAAAGTTAAGGAAGAGATAGATAAAAAGATAGAAACAGCGAGAAAGGAGCTTGAGATACAGGTTGAGAAAGCAAAAGTCTCACTTGAAACGGAAGCTAACGGGCTTGCAGATGAAATTGTAGCAAAAATTTTGGGCAAAGTGGCTTAG
- a CDS encoding phosphoglycerate kinase, protein MVKSLQSCNFEYKKVFVRVDFNVPIKDGKVSDDTRIREALKTINFIKEKKGKVILASHLGRPKGEFKKEFSLQPVANYINENFFPVKFVDDCVGEKVIKAVDELKPGEVLLLENLRFYKGEEKNEEAFVEELAKFTEIYVNDAFGTSHRKHASVYGLPLRVKEKYAGFLVQKEVDYFEKLLKSPEKPFGAILGGAKVSDKIGVIESLINLVDKIFIGGAMAYTFLEYKGYNVGISLVEKEHIATVEKIYKKAEEKSVKIFTPIDHVCSKEFCGEPVYVNDVNIPAELMGLDIGEKTVNLYSQELKECKTVLWNGPMGVFEDSRYSKGTFEIATLLAGLDAVVVVGGGDSVSAVKKIGADSKLSHVSTGGGASLEYIELGHLPGIDVLKEQI, encoded by the coding sequence ATGGTTAAGTCACTACAATCTTGTAATTTTGAGTATAAAAAAGTATTTGTAAGAGTTGACTTTAATGTGCCTATTAAGGATGGTAAAGTTTCGGATGATACTCGTATAAGAGAGGCTCTTAAGACCATTAATTTTATAAAAGAGAAAAAAGGGAAAGTCATCCTTGCTTCCCATCTTGGCAGACCGAAGGGTGAATTTAAAAAGGAATTTTCTCTTCAGCCTGTGGCAAATTACATCAATGAAAATTTTTTCCCGGTAAAGTTTGTTGATGACTGTGTCGGTGAAAAGGTTATTAAAGCAGTTGACGAGCTAAAACCCGGTGAAGTGCTACTTCTTGAAAACTTGAGGTTTTATAAAGGTGAGGAGAAAAATGAGGAAGCCTTTGTTGAAGAGCTGGCTAAGTTTACCGAAATATATGTGAATGACGCCTTCGGGACAAGTCATAGAAAACATGCTTCTGTTTACGGATTGCCGTTAAGGGTTAAAGAAAAATATGCCGGTTTTTTAGTTCAAAAAGAAGTTGATTATTTTGAAAAGCTCTTAAAGTCTCCCGAAAAACCTTTTGGTGCCATTTTGGGTGGTGCGAAAGTCAGCGATAAGATTGGTGTCATTGAAAGCCTTATTAATTTGGTTGACAAGATTTTTATCGGCGGGGCAATGGCTTATACTTTCTTAGAATATAAAGGTTACAATGTGGGAATTTCGTTGGTTGAAAAAGAGCATATTGCTACTGTAGAGAAAATTTATAAAAAAGCTGAAGAGAAAAGTGTAAAAATATTTACGCCTATTGATCATGTTTGTTCGAAAGAGTTTTGTGGTGAGCCTGTTTATGTAAACGATGTTAATATTCCGGCGGAGCTTATGGGGCTTGATATAGGTGAGAAGACTGTCAATCTGTATAGTCAGGAGCTTAAAGAATGTAAAACAGTGTTATGGAATGGTCCGATGGGTGTTTTTGAAGATAGCAGGTATTCTAAGGGGACATTTGAAATTGCCACACTGTTGGCTGGGCTTGATGCTGTTGTGGTTGTTGGTGGCGGAGACTCTGTGAGTGCTGTTAAAAAAATCGGTGCTGATAGCAAGTTATCGCATGTTTCAACCGGTGGCGGTGCTTCTCTTGAGTATATTGAACTTGGACATTTGCCCGGAATAGATGTGCTGAAGGAGCAAATTTAA
- the gap gene encoding type I glyceraldehyde-3-phosphate dehydrogenase: MTTRVAINGFGRIGRCAFRAAMVRNLDIEFVGINDLTDAATLAHLLKYDSVHGIANFDVKAEEKALIVNGKKINVYSSKDASILPWGELGVDVVIESTGVFRKREQAAAHLKAGAKKVIISAPADDPDITVALGVNFDKYDKTKHHVISNASCTTNCLAPVAKVLNDKFGIINGIMTTVHSYTNDQRILDLPHKDLRRARAAAVSMIPTSTGAAKAVGLVLPELKGKLDGMAVRVPTPNVSMVDLTCNLNKAVTEEEVNMAIKEASEEGLKGILQYVEEELVSIDFNGNPHSSIFDAPLTKVIGGNCVKVISWYDNEWGYSNRIVELATKVL, translated from the coding sequence ATGACAACAAGAGTAGCGATTAACGGTTTTGGAAGGATAGGCAGATGTGCATTTAGAGCTGCCATGGTGAGAAATCTTGATATTGAATTTGTAGGGATAAATGACCTTACGGATGCGGCTACTTTGGCTCATCTTTTAAAATATGACTCCGTCCACGGGATTGCCAATTTCGATGTGAAAGCCGAAGAAAAAGCTTTGATAGTAAATGGCAAAAAGATTAACGTCTATTCCTCTAAAGACGCTTCTATTTTGCCTTGGGGCGAATTGGGTGTGGATGTTGTTATCGAGTCTACGGGAGTGTTTAGAAAAAGGGAGCAAGCAGCAGCCCATTTAAAAGCAGGGGCTAAAAAAGTTATCATTTCAGCACCGGCAGACGACCCGGATATAACTGTTGCTCTTGGTGTCAATTTTGATAAATATGATAAGACTAAACACCATGTTATATCGAATGCGTCTTGCACTACAAATTGTCTTGCACCTGTGGCTAAGGTGTTAAATGATAAATTTGGAATAATTAACGGTATTATGACAACCGTTCATTCTTATACAAATGACCAGAGAATTTTGGACTTGCCTCACAAAGATTTAAGGAGGGCAAGGGCTGCCGCTGTGTCAATGATTCCCACATCTACCGGTGCAGCAAAAGCGGTAGGTCTTGTATTGCCTGAATTAAAAGGGAAACTTGACGGTATGGCTGTTAGGGTGCCTACTCCAAACGTGTCAATGGTTGATTTGACTTGCAACCTTAATAAGGCGGTAACTGAAGAAGAAGTGAATATGGCTATAAAAGAGGCATCTGAAGAGGGGTTGAAGGGGATTCTTCAATATGTAGAGGAAGAGCTTGTGTCTATAGATTTTAACGGTAATCCTCACTCTTCTATATTTGACGCTCCGCTTACAAAAGTAATCGGTGGAAACTGTGTCAAGGTGATTAGTTGGTATGATAACGAGTGGGGCTATTCTAACAGAATAGTTGAGCTTGCGACAAAAGTTTTATAA
- a CDS encoding PAS domain-containing protein has protein sequence MNVIFDFLKDVSKKVTDIPIVLFESDNFHTFFNGNKVDAPIPQTIINVIKENKTFKLFKQKDEFVYIFVISVTFDGTGCKLIIKDKSDYFGILQTVSALMEYSYLSAFSEKNLAREVDLLREELEECEKELSEVYEKYSNLEEDITRKNYEIEGLEESVKVLRNSRQKMLKLIDGLNIPLFSIDLNYELLNVNRSVSLFTGEKDLPKFIGSKCYRLIFKNDDMCSWCKANEVIETRKSVCQHITIEKDGKKFVYEHTMYPIFDNNGDVIEFGEYLSDITEQYNLIENLKKSKEQIFKISKEKIESINEISSLRAEYEKLVAAYEESQTKVNKLSLALQKVLEQSTVNEVLRLKSENKDLRLKIDRLENAVENYKKAKNDESGRLAEAIKKSVYSLDRLINMVDKRKKIEDKDLKNIHEFVVNEISMLKKIIDIKEDSDDNKSSD, from the coding sequence ATGAATGTAATTTTTGATTTTTTAAAGGATGTTTCTAAAAAAGTGACTGACATCCCTATAGTGCTCTTTGAGTCCGATAACTTTCATACTTTTTTTAATGGCAATAAAGTTGATGCTCCTATCCCTCAGACAATTATTAATGTCATAAAAGAAAACAAAACATTCAAACTTTTTAAGCAGAAGGATGAATTTGTATATATTTTTGTAATCTCCGTCACTTTTGATGGGACAGGGTGCAAACTGATTATCAAAGATAAGAGTGACTACTTTGGTATTTTGCAGACAGTTTCTGCATTAATGGAATATTCTTATCTCTCAGCTTTTTCTGAAAAAAACTTGGCAAGAGAGGTTGATCTGTTAAGAGAAGAGTTGGAGGAGTGTGAAAAGGAGCTTAGCGAGGTTTACGAGAAATATTCAAACCTTGAGGAAGATATTACCAGAAAAAATTATGAAATAGAAGGGCTTGAGGAGTCTGTCAAAGTTTTGAGAAATAGTAGACAGAAGATGCTTAAGCTTATTGACGGGCTAAATATTCCACTATTTTCCATAGACTTAAATTACGAACTGTTGAATGTTAACCGAAGTGTGTCGCTATTTACAGGTGAAAAAGATTTGCCAAAATTTATAGGGAGCAAATGTTATAGACTTATATTTAAAAACGATGACATGTGTAGTTGGTGCAAGGCTAATGAAGTTATAGAAACAAGAAAATCGGTATGCCAGCATATAACAATTGAAAAAGATGGTAAAAAGTTTGTCTACGAGCATACAATGTATCCGATTTTTGACAATAATGGAGATGTTATAGAGTTTGGCGAGTATTTAAGCGACATTACAGAGCAATACAACTTAATAGAAAACTTAAAAAAATCAAAAGAGCAAATATTTAAGATATCTAAAGAGAAAATAGAAAGTATTAATGAAATAAGCTCTTTAAGGGCTGAGTATGAAAAGTTGGTTGCCGCTTATGAAGAGTCTCAGACTAAGGTAAATAAACTTTCACTGGCTTTGCAAAAAGTCCTTGAGCAAAGCACAGTAAATGAAGTTTTAAGGTTAAAGAGTGAGAATAAAGATTTAAGGCTTAAAATCGACCGTCTTGAAAATGCTGTGGAAAATTATAAAAAAGCAAAAAATGACGAGTCTGGGAGATTAGCGGAAGCGATAAAAAAATCTGTATATTCTCTTGATAGATTGATTAATATGGTTGACAAACGCAAAAAAATTGAAGACAAAGATTTGAAAAATATTCATGAATTTGTAGTGAATGAAATAAGTATGTTGAAAAAAATTATAGATATTAAGGAGGATAGTGATGACAACAAGAGTAGCGATTAA
- a CDS encoding ComF family protein: MNHSLLDEVFYSECAACGCKISSLDYLCDNCFKNEVSFVKFVCNNCGYPLEIEVSSCKNCFAPKNYGKLYVACWYEKYVREAIKNIKFKFSVKEKFFVKKIFDNYVQGYHFSDYDLIVPVPVSFRRRFMRFVHLSEMLAKDIALLSGAKYSNILYKHRYTKFQWQYGKKERMKNVKNSIRCKVDTLGLNILLVDDIITTSATINECARALKESGAKNIDCFVLAKGHFR, encoded by the coding sequence GTGAATCACTCATTATTAGATGAAGTTTTTTATTCCGAATGTGCAGCTTGCGGTTGCAAAATCTCATCTCTTGATTATCTGTGTGATAACTGTTTTAAAAATGAAGTAAGTTTTGTAAAATTTGTATGTAATAACTGCGGTTACCCTCTTGAAATAGAAGTTTCCTCTTGCAAAAACTGTTTTGCACCTAAAAATTACGGCAAACTTTATGTGGCGTGTTGGTATGAAAAGTATGTTAGAGAAGCCATAAAAAATATAAAGTTTAAATTTTCTGTTAAAGAGAAATTCTTCGTAAAAAAGATTTTTGACAACTATGTTCAGGGTTATCATTTTTCAGATTATGATCTTATTGTTCCTGTGCCTGTAAGTTTTAGGAGACGATTTATGCGGTTTGTGCATTTGTCTGAAATGCTTGCAAAAGATATTGCTTTATTGTCAGGAGCAAAGTATTCAAATATTCTTTACAAACATAGATACACAAAGTTTCAGTGGCAGTATGGGAAAAAAGAAAGAATGAAAAATGTAAAAAATAGTATAAGATGCAAAGTAGACACTTTAGGTTTGAATATTTTATTGGTGGATGATATAATAACCACAAGTGCAACGATAAACGAATGTGCCAGGGCTTTAAAAGAGAGCGGCGCCAAAAATATTGACTGCTTTGTTCTGGCAAAAGGGCATTTTAGATGA